The DNA segment ATGATGGTGGGGCGCTGCACGCGCTCGATGACATTGGCGATGGTGAAGGTCTTGCCGGAGCCGGTGACGCCCAGCAGCGTCATGTGCGACAGGCCGTCGGACAGCCCCGTCACCAGATCGTTGATGGCGCCGGGCTGGTCGCCGGCGGCGGTGTAGGCGCTTTCCAGTTTGAACTTTCGTCCGCTCATACAATCCGCGCCTGGAACACTTTATTTCAGGCGCGACTGACAGTATGATACCAGCCGGAGCGGGGGGCGGCGCTTCCCGCGCCGCCCTTTTGGCCGCCGCGCAACGGGAACCCCCGCGCAGGCGGGGGCCGCACCCAACCCACACCGGAACACGAGACCATGCCGAACACATTCTCCCAGCGCGCGCAGAAAATCAGCCCGTCGCAGACCCTCAGCATTTCCGCGCTTTCCAACCGGCTGCGCGCGGAAGGCCGGGATGTCATCAACCTGGCCGTCGGGCAGCCGGATTTTCCGACGCCGGAGCATGTCAAGGAAGCGGCGGCGAAGGCGATGCGCGACAACAAGACCGGCTACACCGCGGTGGACGGCACCGCGGAACTCAAGCAGGCGGTGGCGGACAAACTGAAGTGCGAAAACGGCCTGGACTACGCGGGCGACCAGATACTGGTGTCGTGCGGCGCCAAGCACAGCCTCTACAACCTCTGCCAGGCGCTGCTGAACAAGGGCGACGAGGTGATCACGCCGGCGCCGTTCTGGCTCAGCTACCCGGAACTGATCAAACTGGCCGAGGGCGAGCCGGTGATACTGCGCGCCGGCATGGGGCAGCGTTTCAAGATTAACGCGCAGCAACTGGAGCGCAGCATCACCAAAAACACGCGGCTGCTGATGCTGAACAGCCCGAACAATCCGTCGGGCATGCTGTATTCAAGAAGCGAGCTGGGGGAACTGGCCGAGGTGCTGCTGCAAAACCCGAACATCCATATTTGCAGCGACGACATTTACGAGCACTTTGTGTTCGGCGCGGAGCCGTTTGCCAACATTGTCAATGTGTGCCCGGAACTGCAATCAAGGACGGTCGTGATCAACGGCGTGTCAAAGGCGTTCTCGATGACCGGCTGGCGCATCGGCTACGCCGCCGGCCCCGCCGGGCTGATTGCGGTGATGAAGAAGATTCAGTCGCAAAGCACCTCGAACCCGTGCTCCATCTCGCAGGAGGCTGCGCGCGCCGCGCTCGACGGGCCACTGGACTGCGTGGCGAAGATGCGCGAGACCTTCGCCGAACGCCGCGACTGGCTGGGCGCGGCGCTGCGGAAAATCAACGGCGTGGAAACGCTGATGCCGGACGGGAGTTTTTATGTGTTCCCCAATTTCTCCGGCGTGATTGAGCGCCACCCCAAAGTCGGCAACGACCTGGAACTGGCGGAGTACCTGCTGGAGAAACACCATGTGGCGGCGGTGCCGGGAATCGCGTTCGGAATGGTCAACCACCTGCGGCTGTCGTTCGCAACGGGAATGGATGAACTGGAAAAGGCGGTGGAGCGAATTGCGGAGATGGCGGGGGAACAGGCGTGATTTGCTGTGGCGCAGGTTCCGGTGATGCGCCGCCCTCCTGCAATTGACTTGCCGTCGCAGCGTCCATTAAACTTGCGGATTACCCTTTCCCCGGTAGCTCAGTTGGTAGAGCGGGTGACTGTTAATCACTAGGTCGGCGGTTCGAGCCCGTCCCGGGGAGCCAGATTAACCTATTTATTTCTGAACACAATCGCAAAGATTGAAAATGATGAAAAAAATAAAAGATATCCCAAGAGTCGACAGACCACGCGAGAAGTTTCTCAAAAAAGGACCGGAAGCGCTCTCAAAGAGTGACCTTCTGGCCATCATGCTTGGAAGTGGAATTAGGGGGAAGAATGTACAACAATTATCTCAACAAATCATCAGAAGGTTTGGTAAGAATTTTCTGAATATCACAATTGATGATTTACAGGAAATTGCAGGAATTGGTCAAGCAAAAGCCCTGCAAATCATATCCGCGATTTCTCTCGTGAAGAGGTGCTACGACGATAATCGGGAGAATGACATAAAAATCAGGAATTACCGTGATGTCGCTTCACTTACTTATGACCTGAAGAACAAGAAAAAAGAACATCTTGTCTGCTTGTATCTCAATGCAAGAAATATTTTATTAAAAAAAGAAGTGGTGAGTATCGGCCTCGTGGATAAAACATTATTGCATCCGAGAGAAGTTTTTCACCCTGCAACGGAATATAATGCTACAGGGGTAATCCTTGTACACAATCACCCTTCCGGCGACTCTTCCCCAAGTGAAAAGGACATTCAGATTATTGAAAGAATCACACAGGCTGGAGAAATAATGGGAATTCCTGTCATTGATTTTGTGATTGTATCCAAGAAGACAAATTACAGTTTTTATCAGAGCTCAAAAAACCAAGGCAAAATTCTCGATTATGTTGAAGATGGGAAACAGGAGCCATTGTTTGATCTGCTGGAAATCGAAAGACCCGATTACAAAGTTAGTGCACAAAGGATAACCAAGCGTTACCCCCAATCACAACGTCTCAAAAAAAGCAGGTATTTCCAACTTCAAAATAGACGATACTTGGGCAACAAATACAAACTGCTCGGGTTTATTGAGGATATAGTCCTCGAAAAATGCGGCCTGGTCGATTCTTTTTGTGACATATTTGCCGGCACAGGTGTCGTTGGAGAACGACTCAATAACCCAAACATCAAGGTTATTTCCAATGATTTTCTTTTTGCAAACTACATTTGCTTACAAGCTTTCCTGGGTGTTAGCCGCGATATGCAAAAAGGCAGCGCCAAAAAGATAGAGTACCTCAATGCCTTACCAACGAGTGGAGAAAACTATTTTTCGAAACATTTTGGTGGGACATATTTCACAGTAGAAAATGCAAAGAAAATAGGAGTAATGCGAGAAGAAATAGAGCATATTGCAGACAATGCTGATGAAAAAAGCATTTTGATTTGCTCACTGCTCTACGCGGCAGACAAAGTCGCCAATACCGTTGGGCATTATGATGCATTCCGGAAAAAAATGGATATGCTGCAGCCTGTGAATCTTCTGACTCCTGATATTAATTACTCTTACAATGTGAATAATGTGATTCACAAAGAAGACGCAAATGCGCTCATCAAAAAAATCTCTTGTGATGTTCTCTATATTGACCCGCCATACAACTCGCGCCAATATTCTGATGCATATCATCTTTTAGAGAATCTTGCAGAATGGAAGAAACCCAGGGTCACCGGCATAGGCAAAAAAATGGACCGTTCGCATATCAAAAGTGCTTACTGCCTTAGGGATGCGAACCGTGCATTTTCTGATTTAATAAACAATGCAGATTGCCAACATCTTCTTCTTTCTTATAACAACACGGGAGATTCTAAAGATGGGAGATCAAATGCACGAATGAACGATGCAGAAATTTTGCAGCACTTGAGTGCGCGTGGAAGTGTTGAGATTTTCGAAAAAGACTATAAAGCCTTTACAACTGGAAAAAGTAACGGTGAAAATAATGCAGAACGCATTTTCTACTGCAAAGTGAGAAAATAACCATGAAAAAACCTTGGTCCATTACAACAACAGTACGAAATCCTTATAGATTAAGGGATTTCCTGGGCGTCTTACAGCAACTCGAAGGCTCAGAATGGGATTCTGAGAATCAGAAAAAATATCAGATTCTTCTGATTCAGAACAGACTATACGGTTATGGAACGAATCAGTTCTATAAAGGACTTTCACGAGACAAGGTCTCTCTGATTAACGATTTATCAAGAGATATTTCTCTTGAAGAGGCCACAGATATATTCAATGAGAAGGATTATGTCGACCCTGAAATGCGGGGAAGACAGTCCATGAATCCGCTTAAGAAAATGGGGGCTGCTACTGTCAAACACGATAAGGTGGTCATCACAGACTTAGGGAAATTATTTCTGAGTGATAGTTTTGATCTTGGAGAAATATTTTTCAAGTTCTTTTTGAAGTGGCAAATACCCAATCCAGTTAGCCGTAGTGACTATCCTGCAAGCGAAGGTTATGACATTAAACCTTTCGTTGCCTCACTTCACCTGATTAATACGGTTAACCAAAAGGAAATTGAGCATGGCCGCCAACCAAAAGGAGTCAGTAAGGAAGAGTTCTCTCTTTTTGCGCCAACACTGGTGCATTATCAAGATATCGGCAGTCATGCGAATAAAATCATTGATTTGAGAACAGCTTTGTCAGGAAGAACGAGTGAAGAGAAAAATACAATCTTGAGGAGTTATAAAACGAAATTTGCTCGTGAATTCTTGGAGACCAGTGACAAAAACAAGATAAACAAACTTCTGAGCACTCTGGGCGATTATGGCGATAATGCAATTCGTTATTTCCGCCTGACTCGATATGTATATATTCGTGGTGGAGGGTTTTACATTGACCTGGAATCAAGGCGAGCTATTGAGATCGAGTCTTTACTCGGCCATGACAGTGGGGCATCAAGAGCCTTTGAATCAGCAGAAGAGTACCTCGGGTATATTTCTGATATTTCTCAACCTCAACTTCCATGGGAAACCTCCGGGAAGTATATTGAGATTATTGCGAAACTTATTGAAGAGTTGCGCCAATATGAAAATTCTCTGCAAACAGAAAAAATGAGAATCAAGAACTACCGGGAAATGCCAAACAATGAGTTGAAGAACTACATCGCAGAACTGCGAGAGTATAGAAGACTGTTGCAAGAAAAAGACAATCAAGAGAAATCCCAAACGGTCGAACAGATTGAATCTTATATTGCAAATTTTGAAAATATTTTTAATCTCGAAAAACGATCTATCCTGCTGGAAAAGTTGTCTGCGCTTGGATTGCATGCACTCAACGATGCGGAAAGAATACAGCCAAACTATCCTGTTGGCGATGATAATGAGCCGACTTACACTGCTCCTGCAAACACTCCGGACATTGAGTGCTTTTATAAAGACTTTAACGCGATTTGCGAAGTCACAATGCTGACCAGGCGAGAGCAATGGTACCACGAAGGGCAACCAGTGATGAGACATTTGAGGGACTTTGAAAATGAGCATGGCGGTAAGCCATGTTATTGCCTGTTTATAGCCCCTTCATTGCACAGGGATACAATAAATACTTTTTGGAATGCGATAAAATATGAATATGAAGGGCAGGCGCAAAAAATCATTCCGCTTTCAATTGACAACTTCGTTTTGATTTTAAGGACCCTGCTCCAAATGAAAAATAAAGGGAAATTTCTAAATCATAGCGAACTTTGTCGCTTGTACAATGAAATACTGGATTCTTCCAGGCAGCACGATAACTCGGGCGAGTGGTTGCAGAGTATCCCGATCACTATCTCCTCATGGGGAGAAAGCCTGATTTCCAGAATATAGTAGATATGAAAACAAATATCATATATAACGGCAATTGTGTTAATATACTCAACAAGAAAGTTGATGAGAGCTCCATCGACTTGATTTTTGCCGATCCACCTTACAACTTGTCCGGAAGCGGCCTGCAATGGAAAGGAAACAAAACAGGTGGTGATTGGTATATGGTCAATGAGCGTTGGGACAAAATGACAACACCTGAGTATGTGCAATTTACACAAAAGTGGATTGGAGCTTGCGATAGAGTCTTGAAAGATAGCGGCGCAATTTACATTGCGTGTAGCTATCACAATATCAGTGAAGTAATGATTGTTTTAAAGCAGCTCAACTTTAAAATAAACAATATCATCACATGGCATAAAACAAATGCGATGCCCAATATGACAAAACGAGTTTTTACACACTCAACAGAGTTTGTTATTTGGTCAGTAAAGGGCAAGGGCTGGACTTTCAACTACGAAGAAGTAAAGCAAATAAACCCTATTAGGCAAAAAGATGGCCACCCAAAGCAAATGCGCGACCTCTGGGAACTGCCTCTTGTGCAAGGGAAAGAGAGGTTGCGTGGCACTGATGGTCGTGCATTACATCCCACACAGAAGCCAGAAGAAATGCTTAAAAGAATCATTTTAGCAAGCTCCAATAAAAAGGACATTGTCCTTGATCCATTCCTGGGGAGTGGAACAACAGCCTGTGTGGCAAAAAAATATGGCCGAAAATGGATTGGAATAGAACAAAATAAAAAATATTTGGAGATTGCCAGAAAAAGGATGAGATTTTAATAATATGAATCTAAGGATGTTCAATATAGAACAGCGCTCAATACCCTAGAAATAGAGAGATGATTGACAAACTCTCAGTCATTGCTTGAAGTCAACCTGTGAATACAATCAAACAATGGCCACAAAAGCAGCACGATAGCTTTGCCAACCTCATCAGCGCTTTTTCTTGACATCTAACATTCACCATCGGGCGAGGAAAACCCTTGCCCGATGGTGAATGCCTGATTACCTTTCTCGCTCTCAATAATCATCCAGTATGGACTTAGCATAACTTTCTCCGCACATATCTTTTAATATTTTTATTTGACTCTCAGGAACCTCCGCGATTAGCTGAGTAAGATAATCAAGGAAATCATCCTTATTGTTCAATGAAAACACCTTAGCCGGAAATTCTTGCAGCCTCAAGTATGGAGGGGTATCTTTAGGGAGCTCTTTGAGAAGAGAAGCAGATTCTTTATCTACAAAAAGCGCATCAAAATACGGCAGATAAGACGATATGAAACCTATATCTACAGTGGATTTTGGAGGATGCCTTTTACCACTCACTGCTCTATGTGCCAATCCGGAAAACATCACTGCACCAATCCTGATTTTCGGCACCTCCAGAAATGCATCCGTGTCCTTCATATATCTATCCAGTACATCTATAACCTCTTCTCCTTCTAATCCTTTCTTCTCAGCTACTTCGGTAAGATCGGCCAATACTTTAAGTGGCAATGGCAGCAAAACATCATCTATGTCATAGGCTTCTCCTGTAGCTATTTTTTCATTAAGCTGCCTTTGTTTAATAGAGAATTTCACCATCTCTCTCTTCAATGTTGGCCAAAAATCCGAAGCTTCCTCCCTCACTCTTTCAGCAAATTTGACGTCTTTTTGAGACTGCCATTTATCCCAAACATCTTGCAAGTCAGCACGCACCCTCATATTGCTTACTTGCTGCTTTTCTATCTCACCGGGGAAAGGACCACGGTTTACTGATACCCGCATGTCCACCACCCAATCGTGCAATTTCCTTCCAGAAAAAATGTTTTCAGGACTTAAATCAAACTCAACTTTCCTGCTCTCTATCCAGCCTTCAAAGTGCTGTACAATCTGTCGCGTCTGAACTACCTCGCCAGGAATTAAAGTATTGCTGTTGGAGAAGTGTTCATACAAATTTTTCATCTGCTCAAAATCAGTACGGCCGATTAGTGACTCACTCCTGTGATAGAAACTATCGGGGCAAACAATAGCTTGAGATTTCAAAGCCTTTTCAAGCCTTATAAATAAATCTTTCCAGAAAGGATCAGATTTAACCTTGAAATGGCTCGGATGCGATTTGTCCAGTAGCTTGACTAAATTACTGATAACAAATTGATCCAGATATATGATTTTCTTTTTAATATTTGGCAAACCATAGTGCTCTTTATAATGGCATTGAAAACATTCTCTTGTATATCTTTTTGAACCTGCAAGATGCCTTAAAACACCAAAGGACTTTTCAGCCCGGCATTCAGGACATTTTTTGTACGGCTCTACAATGAAATCCCGATGAGTCATTGCTAAATCTCCTTTTCCATTCCCTTGTATTCATACCCCTCTCCGATTTTCCAGACTTCCTTTTCGCGGAAAGCCGGTATGGTCTGGCGGCGCGCGG comes from the Gammaproteobacteria bacterium genome and includes:
- a CDS encoding pyridoxal phosphate-dependent aminotransferase; protein product: MPNTFSQRAQKISPSQTLSISALSNRLRAEGRDVINLAVGQPDFPTPEHVKEAAAKAMRDNKTGYTAVDGTAELKQAVADKLKCENGLDYAGDQILVSCGAKHSLYNLCQALLNKGDEVITPAPFWLSYPELIKLAEGEPVILRAGMGQRFKINAQQLERSITKNTRLLMLNSPNNPSGMLYSRSELGELAEVLLQNPNIHICSDDIYEHFVFGAEPFANIVNVCPELQSRTVVINGVSKAFSMTGWRIGYAAGPAGLIAVMKKIQSQSTSNPCSISQEAARAALDGPLDCVAKMRETFAERRDWLGAALRKINGVETLMPDGSFYVFPNFSGVIERHPKVGNDLELAEYLLEKHHVAAVPGIAFGMVNHLRLSFATGMDELEKAVERIAEMAGEQA
- the radC gene encoding DNA repair protein RadC, translating into MMKKIKDIPRVDRPREKFLKKGPEALSKSDLLAIMLGSGIRGKNVQQLSQQIIRRFGKNFLNITIDDLQEIAGIGQAKALQIISAISLVKRCYDDNRENDIKIRNYRDVASLTYDLKNKKKEHLVCLYLNARNILLKKEVVSIGLVDKTLLHPREVFHPATEYNATGVILVHNHPSGDSSPSEKDIQIIERITQAGEIMGIPVIDFVIVSKKTNYSFYQSSKNQGKILDYVEDGKQEPLFDLLEIERPDYKVSAQRITKRYPQSQRLKKSRYFQLQNRRYLGNKYKLLGFIEDIVLEKCGLVDSFCDIFAGTGVVGERLNNPNIKVISNDFLFANYICLQAFLGVSRDMQKGSAKKIEYLNALPTSGENYFSKHFGGTYFTVENAKKIGVMREEIEHIADNADEKSILICSLLYAADKVANTVGHYDAFRKKMDMLQPVNLLTPDINYSYNVNNVIHKEDANALIKKISCDVLYIDPPYNSRQYSDAYHLLENLAEWKKPRVTGIGKKMDRSHIKSAYCLRDANRAFSDLINNADCQHLLLSYNNTGDSKDGRSNARMNDAEILQHLSARGSVEIFEKDYKAFTTGKSNGENNAERIFYCKVRK
- a CDS encoding AlwI family type II restriction endonuclease gives rise to the protein MKKPWSITTTVRNPYRLRDFLGVLQQLEGSEWDSENQKKYQILLIQNRLYGYGTNQFYKGLSRDKVSLINDLSRDISLEEATDIFNEKDYVDPEMRGRQSMNPLKKMGAATVKHDKVVITDLGKLFLSDSFDLGEIFFKFFLKWQIPNPVSRSDYPASEGYDIKPFVASLHLINTVNQKEIEHGRQPKGVSKEEFSLFAPTLVHYQDIGSHANKIIDLRTALSGRTSEEKNTILRSYKTKFAREFLETSDKNKINKLLSTLGDYGDNAIRYFRLTRYVYIRGGGFYIDLESRRAIEIESLLGHDSGASRAFESAEEYLGYISDISQPQLPWETSGKYIEIIAKLIEELRQYENSLQTEKMRIKNYREMPNNELKNYIAELREYRRLLQEKDNQEKSQTVEQIESYIANFENIFNLEKRSILLEKLSALGLHALNDAERIQPNYPVGDDNEPTYTAPANTPDIECFYKDFNAICEVTMLTRREQWYHEGQPVMRHLRDFENEHGGKPCYCLFIAPSLHRDTINTFWNAIKYEYEGQAQKIIPLSIDNFVLILRTLLQMKNKGKFLNHSELCRLYNEILDSSRQHDNSGEWLQSIPITISSWGESLISRI
- a CDS encoding site-specific DNA-methyltransferase, with amino-acid sequence MKTNIIYNGNCVNILNKKVDESSIDLIFADPPYNLSGSGLQWKGNKTGGDWYMVNERWDKMTTPEYVQFTQKWIGACDRVLKDSGAIYIACSYHNISEVMIVLKQLNFKINNIITWHKTNAMPNMTKRVFTHSTEFVIWSVKGKGWTFNYEEVKQINPIRQKDGHPKQMRDLWELPLVQGKERLRGTDGRALHPTQKPEEMLKRIILASSNKKDIVLDPFLGSGTTACVAKKYGRKWIGIEQNKKYLEIARKRMRF